The Anolis carolinensis isolate JA03-04 chromosome 2, rAnoCar3.1.pri, whole genome shotgun sequence genome contains the following window.
gttggactggatggcccacaaggtctcttccaactctatgattctaaaactgAGTTATTATTTGCctgagaaaaccttatgaaattcttgGGGTCACCGTAAGTCAGCAGGCTATTTGAAGGCGCATATGCACACATATGGGTGGTGATTGGACTTCTGTTCCTACAAATTGGCATTTCATTTCTTGACATACATTTCAATCCCACACACAGGCCATGGGTGAAAGTGGTAAAAATTAGATGGCAGGGAAATTCATGGGCACGGTCAGATGTCCAACATGCTGTAGTTTGAGTAGGCCTCATTTTGCCAACCTCGAGTTTCAGCTAGCCTAAAATTGTTTGGCAGCTACAACAGCTCACATGCTAAACACAGAGGCAACCAAACTCTGAAGGTAGTCATGAAAATGTGTGACATCTgcttctacatggggctgcctcttcATAGTTGCAGAGCATGAGAGCCCCAGTGTTGGGGATCAAATATTGTTTCAGAGGGTTCTGGCTTGGTTTTTGAGTGTCCCTTAAAAATTGTTGAATAGTTTTTGCCCTCCTCTGTTTGGTTCAAATTTGGGAGATGTTCCCGGGATGTGCTTTTGATTTGCAGTGCTGTTTCTGTTGTGCTCACATCATTTTTGcatctattttgttttgttaatgaCTACCACAGGTGCCTTCACTTACAGCAACTTCTTACTAATCGTATTTGGAGTCTGCTAGGTCATGTGTATTGACAACATCTCAGAAACGTAATTACGATTTGCATGATGCTGGGCCACAAGCTCTTTTTTCTATCAACTGAACTGCTGAATCAAATAGGCAATATGCTAGAAGGGTTTTTGATTCTGCTGCTtgcattcatcttcattttttacTTCCATTTGTTGAGTTTACGTGATATTGGAGGACTCTTCTCAGCTCTTTGGTTTGTGTTTTGAGTTGATACCACATTTGAGCTGCTTGCCTAAACCCGGTTTTGACTTCAAGCTGGagattatttttgttctttacagAAAAGTCACAGGCTGGAGGAGATGGTGGGAGTTACAGAGACCTGTAAATACCTAACCTAGTTGACCAGGATCATGTGTGTTACCACAGAGTATTTTGCGGCTGTCTAACACAGTGCTGCAGTGTAATATGTTGCAATTATTCCTACTTTCAGGTGGCTATGAGCGATTCCATGCCGAATATCCAGAACTCTGTACAAAGATGAAATCACCTGTTGCTGCTTCCTCGCCAGCTGCCATTGAACGTCTTGAGCATAGCTGGAGTTCCTGTGGGACACCGCAGTACGATCAGGTTGGTTTCCAGTAATTCTCCTCATTTAAACCTAAAGCTGTTCTCAAACACTAAGAATAGgaataggcaagtgtgaatgttgcagttggccaccttgattagcatcgaatggccttgcagcttcaaagcctggctcaatcctttgttgggaggtgttagctggccctaatccaacaaatgctatgttcagcaaaggacaagagggatcctctcatctctgcaggagtctaccgtataccatgcagctatggacaagtctacctagggaccaccaaatgcagcattgcccaaacatgaatcaagaaacatgaaaggcactgcagactaattcagagtgttctttatttactgttattttagagtttttttaataccagtagccagattttgttcattttcataatttcctcctttctgttgaaattatccatatgcttgtggatttcaatgtcttctctatgtagtctgacatggtagttgttaagagtggtccagcatttctgtgttctcaaataatatactgtatccatgttggttcatcaagtgctctgctatggctgacttctctggttgagttattctgcagtgcctttcatgttccttgattcgtgtttgggcatcgctgcgtttggtggaccctatgtagacttgtccaaagCTACATGGTATATGATAGAGtcctacagaggtgagaggatccctcttgtactttgctgaatgtagcatttgttggattttcttagtgggtctttaGTGTTGTTTtccagagagtgctggtgcctttatggcattgagtcatggagggtaaataataaaaaaattcctTGCTTTTCCACCAGCTTATccataaaaggtaaaggatttcccctgacgttaagtctagtcgtgaccgactgggggttggtgctcatctacatttctaagccgaagagccggcgttgtccgtagacacctccaaggtcatgtggccggcatgactgcatggagtttaTCCATATGAGCTCTCAAAATGGGCAGATTGTCTTATTGTTTATAATACAAGATGGACACATACCTCAGCATTTCTTGTCCCAGCAAACGGCCTTGCTGCTGAATTTTAGATTTCTTTTTCAGCTTCTACAAAACATCCTAAAAATGTTCTTAGCAAAAGCCCTCCTTGAAAGAAAAATGAGGAAAGGGGACAGCACTGTAGCTCTTTCATCTGATTTTTTCCCCAAGTTTCTTCTCACCCAGAAACTCCTATATCCCTCTTTGTCTCATAGTGATGTCTGTTTCTGTCTTCCTTCCCATGATCAGGGTGGCCCAGTGgaaatccttcctttcctcttcctcgGCAGCGCTCATCACGCCGCTAGGAGGGACATGCTGGATGCGTTGGGGATTACAGCTTTGTTGAATGTCTCGTCAGACTGCCCAAACCACTTTGAAGGACACTTTCAGTACAAATGTATTCCGGTGGAAGATAACCACAAGACTGACATCAGCTCCTGGTTCATGGAAGCAATTGAATACATTGGTACGTGTGAACCTTTTCGGGCTAAAGCTTGGATGGCGGGGGAATCCAGTTCTGAATTCTGAAGCAAATGAGTCCTAGAGGAAGATCTTAAAGCAGGTCTCTTCaacttgtggctctccagatgtttggccCCTCAACTTTGACAAGCTGCTTAGGACTTTTAGGAGTTAGAGGCCCACACAGCTGGAGGGCCGGAGGTTGAAGACACCTGCCTTAAAGTAAGCCTTCATCTCACGCTAAGCTACACCTTGTGGTTCACTTTGGGCTGAGTAAGTCATTTGTGTATCTTCCTACCTGGGCCCATTCCCTTCCAGCAGGCCATGGCACCTGGACATGCTCACAATACAGCTTTTATACCTTTATTTGCTTATAGTGGAAGCCACCGAGCCCCATTATATGTATGCAACATGGTATTATGTAATACAAAATGTACCCACTTTCTGCCTAAGCACCTGCTTTTTGTAATGAAATCCCTAGGTCTAGTCTCTCTTGCTTTCAGGTGGGAATTACTAAGTAATGTTTGAATTACGCTGTGCATTGTGGTCCCAACTCTGATCAGACTTGAGTTAAAATTGGAGGCATAGAAGAATTTGATTTCCCTCCCCTCTATCCTTTCCCTTTTCTGCTTTGGCTGGAACAGAAAGAGAAACCTCTGCCCAGATGCCTGGTGCATTGCTATGGCAACAGGACCACTGGGGAAAACATTATTTGAGAACTACTGGCACCTGACAATAGTCTTGGGAAATACATTTCCCAGAGCTGCTGGTGCATGTCACATAAATGTAGCCGTGTGGCATGTGTCTGTGGGTCAGCATTAGGTTCCAAATAATGTGCATAAATGAAGCAGTTTCCCATTTAGAAGCCTGATGAAAGAAGTGTTTAGCATTGCTTACTATTGCTATAGCTCCTGCAGCATGAATGGTTTTTGCAAAACAGTAGACAGGCAGCAGATTCCCTAGAGCTACTTTGCATATGTATGTTTATCTTGCATTATTCCCGTGGCATCAAATGAAGGGGCGATTTCCATCTGTGAAGGAGTTGCCACACATTGATGCTTAAATCAAAGACCATTCGTAAAAGATATTTGGTTTTTGCATTGAACCGAGAAGCATAATTAGGTTGTGCActccaacaataatagagtgcaAATGAAATAATTGTTAATATTTATACCTAGCTATTGACAAAGCTGTGTGGTCCCTAgtttatataacaacaacaactttatttttatatccctcctccatctccccgaagagacttggggcagcttacatggggacaagcccaacatcaacaaaagttaaaacacaatccatgaattaaaacaatatgataaaataaatataaaacaatataaaacgcatcaaatgctttaaaaacctagacataaaataaaatagtttcaTTGGACAACAAAAATTGAATTCTGACACCTGTGCAGGTCGATAATTCGGCATGCATGTCTGTATATGCACGTctgtagtaataaataataataataataataatgatggtgatgattaataataataataatacttttgaaGAACTAAAGTTCAGTGCATCTCTTACTATTGGCAGAGAAATCAAACACATTTCTGAGCATTGTTCACACACTGTTGAGACTATCTCAATAATGGGAGTAAATTGGCTTCAAAAACTCACAGAACTACCCTGAGAAGTATGAATGATTTTAACGGCTGGTGATGTGTGACCACAAAGCCTAGGTTACAGTCAGATTTCTCTGGCCTTGCCTTTACCTGTtgtgtatgctgatgctttggcTCTGCTGTGCTCTTCCCAGATTCTGTGAAGATGTGCCAAGGCCGGGTTCTTGTGCACTGCCAAGCTGGCATCTCCCGATCGGCCACCATCTGCTTAGCTTACCTGATCATGAAGAAGCGTGTGAAACTCGAGGAGGCCTTTGAGTTTGTCAAGCAACGCCGGAGCATCATCTCTCCCAACTTCAGCTTCATGGGACAGCTTCTTCAGTTTGAGTCCCAGGTACTGGCTACTTCGTGTGCCGCTGAGGCTGCCAGCCCCTCGGGAACactaagagagagagggaagaccACTTCCACTCCGACTTCCCAGTTTGTCTTCAGCTTCCCTGTCTCCGTGGCCATGTGTTCAACTCCCGGCAGCCTTCCGTATCTTCACAGCCCCATCACCACCTCTCCCACTTGCTAGACTGGCCTCCAAGGGTTGCACCCTGGGATAAGGAACAAAATCCTGCAAGCCTGTTGGCCACTATTAAAGGCAATAACAAAATGACTCTGCCTATCTTGCAGCCAGACAGAATCTATCCAAAGACAGAGCAATAATGGCTGCACTGCAGCTGGAAATGAACCTTTGggagctggggagatggagggtcCAGAATGCCTCCTCCGGGCAAGATGTCTTACCtcatttttaatatatgtataaataatataaaaaatgttgtgaaattttaatagttttttagaATTAGCTCTATGTGTCAATCTGTCTGTCCATTGGGGTTAGGGAATGAAAGATAATTGCCTTGTTGGAACTGGAGAAAGTTTTGAAAATTGCCAAAGCAGTTGCATGTCATTATGTTCTCCTGAGCCTGGGCGTGTGCATGAGAGAACGGTAGGTTGTGCGTGTGTAAATTGGGATGTACTCCTATGTCTGGAACGGTTGGTTGTCAACGCGTTGCTGACTGCAGCTTCAGCTGGATTGGGGCCACTGTTTCCCAAAGTGCCTGGTTTTTGATTTCTTGGTGGATTGTGTTACAGATTCTAAACTGCCACTGTTTTTAAACAAATGAGAAAACGTAAGAATTTTATGGTAAGACAATTGTCAGATTTCATAAATGCATCTGTTGAAGCTCTGATTAAAGCCAATCAGATCAAAAActggttctgttttgttttgttttgttttgtaactgATCAAGATAAGCAAGACTTTTTCTGGAGGCACCAGAAAATGCAAGGATAGAGATGGAATTTCTACTCTGCATCACCACGGGGAATTCTTCACAATTCACATTTGTAAAAGCAGTAGGCTTCAGCATGCTTTTGGGAAATGCCTTGGATTGGGTTTTTAGGTACAGGCTGTAtgaggttttgttgttgttgttttttttgtttttgtttttttgctgaagTTGCAGCAGGCATTGCAGAAGAATCTGCTGAATTGTAAGGACCAGAAACATATTTTTGAGAAAGAGTGAATCCCattggagggttgttgtatgttttctgggctgtatggccatgttctagaagtattctctcctgacgtttcgcccacatctatagatgtgggcgaaatgtcaggagagaatacttttagaacatggccatacagcccggaaaacatacaacaaccctgtgatcccagccatgaaagccttcgacatcacaATCCCATTGGATTTTACATGCAGAGAGAACTATGAACACAAAGGCCTTTGAGTATGTAAAATTAAGGAACAATAGGAGAACATCCATGGTACTGATTTGAATGCATCACCAATCAAAGAATGGCAAAATTTGTTAAAAAAGTGTTTATTGAATCTTGATCTGTCACAAGTACTATAAGTCAGACAATTAAGTCAAAGCACAGGAAAATCTAACTCAGTTGTTACATTGGCTTTATGCAAAATTCAATCACATTGGTTAAATTAAGAGAATCTAATATCTTCTCTTTTAGCAAGAGAAAAGAAGTAACATCCCAGTTCTGGGTCACAGACATGGAAGGCCATAAGGGGACTTCTTATGTTCTCCTCTGGCCAGTATGCATGAAGAACACAAGGCTAGCTATGCAAGCAAGTTACACAGGAATTCTTAAAATGCAAAGCCAGGACTTTAGAGTTTATGGAAATCACCAGGTGTCAAAACTATACTGGGACTGTACACATCGAGTAATGCTACAATAAAGCTGCCAATTCTAAAAACCTGTTGGAAGTTTtgaaaatatggcaaataaatacaaaaaaagtgTTGGGACTGCATCATAAAGACAAGCCTTGAAAATCCTTTACTAGTAACTGAATGGAACtgggacaacaacaaaaaatacccTGTGATGAGTAAACTACAAAAAAACAGTGCTCAATGGACATAGACATTTCGGTTTAAATGCATGGTTCGTTTTCTTTCCACAGTTTGTGTCCTAAACCACAATAAACACAACAGAGAGAGGAAAATACTGATGTTCGACTTATGGTCCTCAAAATATTTATGTCAcaatacataggatgtcacaagACTTGCCACTATTTCCCTCTGGAAATTGCTtcttctaatacagtggttctcaacctgtgggtccccagatgttttggccttcaactcccagaaatcctacctgctggtaaactggctgggattctgggagctgtaggccaaaacatctggggacccacaggctgagaaccactgctctaatataACCTGATCACAAGCCATGTTTTCCCCATCTAATAGAATGTTGTTTAcccttcaaaacatttaaccggATACAACTGAAACTTGGATATGCGTTCAGTTCTAAAATCAATTACATTTCTATTCCAGGTTAAATTTATGCAAAAATAGCAATGAACCATAATTAATTCGATCCATAAAAAGACCAATTTCAGCAGAAGTGGGGAGGGGagctttttgctcccaaatacaTCTAATACATTTTGCATCCAAGAGATGCCTTCCTGTTTAAAAATTCAGGAAGCCACCAGGAAGTAACTTCTGGATCACTTGTTATAAAAAATATCTTCTGGGACTGGAATGGTCCAAGGCAggccaaaaacatggcaaaaatgtCCTTAGAGGGTGAGGGGGCATCTATGGGTGAAACATGGGCAATGGACTAATCCTGGAGAGTTGGCCACTCCTGCTCTAAATTTAGAAGAGTATCCCAAATGCAAGAAACTTGTGTTTTCGTGAAGGCAGGATTATCAGGAAGTTGAGCTGCTTTTTTGTAGCGCTGTTGGAAAACCACTGAACACTCAAGAGCTTTGCTTCTACTGGTTGCCATCCTAGAGAACAATTTTTTTACACCTAAGGAAAGCAAATTGTAGGGAAttcccttccaaacagctgtcaAGACTTCCTCAATAACTATAAATCAAATGCTTGCATCCACGATTCCTGTTTAGATGATGTCACTACAAGGGCCACTTGCTTGGTTGCTAACAAACTATTGATACCAATAATGATAAAGTAAGGTAATTTATATGGGGATACTAGAACTCACATTCTTGCAGACACTTGGGAAACAAAAACGTGGCAGCTACTGACAGTTTATTTTGTTCACATTTATAGCAGACCCATATAAACAGGAGGATGTGATGATCAGGAACGTGTTGGCAACTAATAGACACAAATATAGGGATTGAAGTGGAATCCAGCAATAGTTCTGGACATGTTGAAGTACTGAAAATATGGATCCTTCCTTTATATCAAGCCAACTTTACGTTATGCTTTTATACTGCATTTTTAACAAACTTAAAATCACTAAATGGCAGCTTGTTTGTATCCATTACAGCTACCCATCAGCCACACAAATGCTACTGTGGAGCACTGGAAAGTATCTTATGATCACAATGCCAGCAGGCAGATGGTCCCAATTCATTATGGTGCTCAAGGGAGGACTTCCAACTGGCATCTTGTTACTGTGAGAACAATTTGCCTCCTAAATGGTATCCAAACGTCCTGCTATTGGTCCTACTATCAGATTCTCCTGCTAAAACTTAATATTTAACAATGAGACTGAAATGTATACTGTGCATGCATAGCCTGAACTCCCATGGCCAATGATTCATTAAATTACCTATTTTTAACTTGAATTGGGTTTGTTCTCTTGCCCAATGAAGCTGCAGTTGGATCTGCAGAGTGGGAAAAGGCACAATatagacagctgtgttttaaCTGCTGAAGTTTGAATAAGTTTAAACATGTTGTATAGATACCACTTAGTGAAGCACTATTTTGGTACATATTGAGGCTTCAAGTCAATAAATCTAGAGAAGTCATAAAAGTCTGCATAGGAAAGGCGATATTTTCAACATCAGCTGAAAAgggtctgttttttttaaaaaagacttcaaAAATATTTGTAAGATTCTTGtgtaggttgagtattccttattcaaaatgcttgcaaccagaagtgttttggatgtcagatttttttagattttggaatgcttGTATCTGCATATACTAATATGAGATATCTTGAAATACTAACCAGGTctcaacatgaaattaatttatgtttcaataAACCTTATACACGTagcatgaaggtaattttataccatttttacaaatgattttgtacatgaaacaaaattgGTGTATAATAAACCACCAAAAAGCAAATCCCAGCCactgaattttggattttggacaatttcagattttggaggattttggattgtagcattccagataagggatgctcaacctgcatttCTCCCAATTTCTACATGTATTTGCTGGATAAAATATTTCTTCATTCCCAGAGATTGAGAATTCTTAAAAAACTGTTTTGTGGTGTAAATTCCTAAACAAACGAGTCCCCTCTTTAATAAATATTCCACCTGACTAAAAAAGCAAAttcttaaaaaaatgttgtttgtgtaTCTCAACGTTAATTAACAAGTTAatgcaggtggagcagcaggaATGCATGAAAAAGTGAAGCCATAAGCTTAGCTCTTCTCCCTGTTTAACCATAGAGTGATCCACCCAAAAAGAATCAGTTTTTTACTATTCCCCCTCTCATTTTGGAAACCAGAAAGGGAAATGTGTGTAAGAAATTCTTCAAACATCTATAGTTCTATATCCAGAAATGTAAAATACAATGTGACAATGTTTGTTTGCAAACATATGCACCATAATGGTGAATAAATGCCCTTATTAGAGAGTGGTAAACTGCTTCTTGCTGCATATTGTGAGCAATAGCCCTCAAATGACGGAGTTATTTAAGGTCACAATtctacttatttttttaaaaaggaagcaacTAGATAGGCCCACCCAGGAAGTGTTTCTAAAACTGTAAtgctgagaaaaccctatgaaattcatgggccgtcataagttgaaggcacatacacaaacacacttgGAGTCCCACTGGTGTTGCATTCGCGGGGCAAATCTAAGACAGGACTGGGTAAAGGGTAGTCCCTGGGGCTGTTTTTGTGGTTCTTTAGGGCACAGAGATTCTAAACAATGTTTTGTTCTCAAACACCCTCTAGCATTTTAGGTCCACAAATgggttttggaaggaaaaaaaaaacaaacaaacaggaaacGGGATGTGTTTTCTGAGTCATTTTctgttgcaaaaaacaaaacaaaacaaaaggctcTCATGGACCTAAAACTGCTAGGGGGAAAATGTGGCAACATGCTTTACATGCCACAAAGGACAAGTGGGTCATTGGAGAAAGCTTTCTCTGTTGTTAGGTGCTGTCTTCCAAATCTCCTGCAGAACTAATTCAACCTTCTTGACCCCATCCCATTCTAAAACTAGGAATGAGGCTCAGGTCTCTTGCACCATTGTTTTTCACTTTTAGCAGAAGAAAGCTAAAAAGTGAACTGACTGTATTGTGTTTATTAGCATTATTTATTCCAAAATGGGATGAATGGGAACTGGGATCCAAGGGAGCAAAACAATCCAGTCTGAAAATATTttggttatttttcctgttctagTGGGAAGATATTTGATATACTTGAACACAGCACAAAGCGttactttaagaaaaaaaaatatatgcCCCAAATACTTGATAGATTCTTGATTATTTATTCCAAAATCATTGTTTTTAGATATAAGATTAGAggatccccctcccccccccccccagcatcaaATCTTGTGTCATGGACATGTGGCCGCTGTGTTACTCTGACGGAGAGAGAAAACTAGATTTACATCTTACTTTTGACTTTTCATGTTAGGCTGTGGGATCTCTGAAGACTTAAGCAAACATGCATGCATATTTCTCAAGGTCTGTTCAGGGAGGTATTAACAGAATTACATTACTACAAGACAAAAGCCACTGCAAATGGAAGTCCTCGCACAGCACCTTTTACTCTGCACAAAAAACATCAGTTACAAAACACTGGCAGTTCAAAAGATCAGGGTCACAGTTTGAGGTTCTGGAAGTTTAGGACTCTACatgaaatctaaaacatttcaTCAATTCCACTATCACGCCGGAGGAAAAAGACAACCACAGAATCGTCCCTTGGAGAGAAACACTGAATTTCAAAACCCATGTTAACCATTTGGCTTAACTACACAGACAGCTGAGTTCCAATTAACAGCTACATGAAGTTGGCAGAATGTAGACTTTCACATTTATTTGCAATAAATGGGCACATCCCCCAACTGTGGTTAAAAACAGAAATCTCCACATGAATATTCATCTGCTTTTCACAATGAACCCCAACATCCCTTCACAAATTTGACATGTATTTAACGCAAAAACTAGTCTGCCCAGCCTTGGACTCTGAAGCCTTACATTGCAAACCATCAAGCCCAACGAGAGCCAGTAGCCGGCGAGAAcaaaagccaaagggaaagaTTCACAATTGTCAAAAGGTGTTACATCTGGCCTCTCCAGTAACTTTAGAAGGCATTTAGTCAGCTTGAGTCAAGTCGTGAGCTTGACAACTGTCAACATTTACATGATTATGCTTGGCAAAGTATTTTTCCAAAAATTTCTTTGGGTTTGGTTTTTGTGCTTGTGGAGTTACCAGGTACAATTTTTTGCTCCCATTTCCAAGCAGATGCCAGTACATTTCACAAAATAATTGTGaataagttttttttaactttcaatGAATAATAAGCTTAAATGGAAAATCTGTAATCTGAGCGATCCTTTGGTTGTTGACAGGTTTTTGTAAAGTTATGTTGCTACTAATATTGTAATCTTTCTCTGTTACCTAACCTATTCATAAATCCCTAATGCTACTTAATTTTCaacttttttttactaaaattactgcattgtttttaaaaaaactttctctGGGAAAAATTAAGCTTTTGTTGTTAGACCTTTGATATTAAAGAGGCTTTTTATAAGCAAATTTATGGGGGCAAAATTAAGAGTGAGAAAACAACTAGCATCCGTCTGAGATCAAGAGTAATGCAAACTACCCTCTATACCGGCATTTAAACACCAGTCTGCACTGGAGAAAATATACTTGCATGCCAATTCAGTAGATAGGTGCTGATACAGCATGTGACTGAATCCAcgcacaatataaaataaaacgtATTCTTCCTACTGAGAGTGAGAAGGCCCTAAAGCAAGCTTGAATGGACAATGCTCAGGTCCTAACAGCCTCTCTGTGGAAAGAAAAGACTCTCTTTCTGGGATTGTACACAAAATCTGGGGTAGGTCAAAATCTCTCTCCTGCTCCTCATTTCAGGGAAGAGTGTATGAAGAAAGGGTACATCAAATTCATATGACCACAGAGGGTTTTCATTCACTTGTGTACTACTTCTGTGATCGTGGAAGAATTTAAAGGGAATGGAAATGGCAACATAAAGAGGTGGGGATGTAAGTGAACTTGAACATATTTCTGGATTCTATCTAGATAGAAAAACACGTCCAGGCAGACCTTTCAATGCAGGTACGTTTGCCTTTTCATGCTTTCCAAGTTCCTTTGCTTTTTATCAGACACTTTCCGACATATATAACATGTGTCCTTATCAAAGCTTTCTCCCAGAGTCTTCTATCAAGGACAGTCTACTAGTATTTTAGCCAGTAGAAAGAAGGGAACCTTTCCAGAAGGAAGAGAGCTGGCCAAGAGGCGGCTGCTCCATGAACAGGATGAATTCTTCCCAAAGAGGAACTCGGCAAGGACAAAAGATGAGGATCTACGTTTATGCTTCTAGTAACATAGAGAAACATTTCATAAAAAGTGCAAAAAGAATCCCAGACCAAAGAACTAGCTCTCTAACACCTTCTTGGGTAAGAAATTCCTATTGCATTGTTAATTGATTTTAGTCAACTTGACTTTGTGCAAAAATATACTCACGAAGGGCCTGGCTCATTTTCATAATAAAAGGGGGGAAATTTAAATAGCCAACTAAGGACTTTAAAATAACAACGGCAGTTCTGAATGTTGAGAATGTGACATGGGTTTAGTACCACCACAATGTGCACTGTTAAACCAAAAAGGGGCCTCGgaaattcttttctttcttttttaaaaaaaggatcatGGCATACCCCTGCTTGTTAAATGATGTTCCCAAACATCTGGATTGAAGCAACGATGTCACTACACACATGGCAACTGCAGGGAAAGTGAGCCTGAGATATGTTGGTAAAAGGCAAACCTTTGTAAACATTTCCTCAAAAGGAATAGTAGCAATTGAGTATGTATCAGTTACTCATATTCATTTATAGAGCAATGCTTTATAAAACACATACAGCTTAATTCCAGAGTGACAAAAATTTCACACACTGCTGATGTTAGAAACTAATGTCCTCCGTCCAGTCCATAAGTTATTTCAATCACCTCATTTCTCTCTCTGAACCTGCATTTACTAGGTCTTCTGTTCTGCAGCCGTTGCTGTCTGTGAGGGAGTATC
Protein-coding sequences here:
- the dusp4 gene encoding dual specificity protein phosphatase 4, translating into MVEPLGEMECGALHRLLLHSSSSSSSSSGSKCLLLDCRPFLAHSAGFIRGALNVRCNTIVRRRAKGAVSLEQILPAEEEARAGLREGLYAAVVLYDERCPRAQALREDSTLALVLRALRRDAQRARLALLKGGYERFHAEYPELCTKMKSPVAASSPAAIERLEHSWSSCGTPQYDQGGPVEILPFLFLGSAHHAARRDMLDALGITALLNVSSDCPNHFEGHFQYKCIPVEDNHKTDISSWFMEAIEYIDSVKMCQGRVLVHCQAGISRSATICLAYLIMKKRVKLEEAFEFVKQRRSIISPNFSFMGQLLQFESQVLATSCAAEAASPSGTLRERGKTTSTPTSQFVFSFPVSVAMCSTPGSLPYLHSPITTSPTC